One Aquarana catesbeiana isolate 2022-GZ linkage group LG06, ASM4218655v1, whole genome shotgun sequence genomic region harbors:
- the LOC141147174 gene encoding tubulin alpha-1D chain-like: MRECISVHVGQAGVQIGNACWELYCLEHGIQPDGQMPSDKTIGGGDDSFNTFFSETGAGKHVPRAVFVDLEPTVIDEVRTGTYRQLFHPEQLITGKEDAANNYARGHYTIGKEIIDLVLDRVRKLADQCTGLQGFLIFHSFGGGTGSGFTSLLMERLSVDYGKKSKLEFAIYPAPQISTAVVEPYNAILTTHTTLEHSDCAFMVDNEAIYDICRRNLDIERPTYTNLNRLIGQIVSSITASLRFDGALNVDLTEFQTNLVPYPRIHFPLATYAPVISAEKAYHEQLSVSEITNACFEPANQMVKCDPRHGKYMACCLLYRGDVVPKDVNAAIATIKTKRTIQFVDWCPTGFKVGINYQPPTVVPGGDLAKVQRAVCMLSNTTAIAEAWARLDHKFDLMYAKRAFVHWYVGEGMEEGEFSEAREDMAALEKDYEEVATDSVEGEGEGEEGEEY; this comes from the exons ATG AGGGAATGCATCTCAGTCCACGTTGGCCAAGCCGGTGTACAGATTGGCAATGCCTGCTGGGAGCTGTACTGCCTGGAACATGGCATCCAGCCGGACGGACAGATGCCCAGTGACAAAACCATCGGAGGAGGAGACGATTCCTTCAACACTTTCTTCAGTGAAACCGGGGCTGGAAAACACGTCCCCCGTGCTGTCTTTGTGGACCTGGAGCCCACTGTGATTG ATGAGGTGAGGACAGGAACCTACCGACAACTTTTCCACCCTGAGCAACTCATCACCGGCAAGGAAGACGCTGCCAACAACTATGCCCGAGGTCACTACACCATCGGCAAAGAGATCATCGACCTGGTGCTGGACAGGGTCCGCAAACTG GCTGACCAGTGCACCGGTCTCCAGGGATTCCTCATCTTCCACAGTTTTGGTGGTGGCACTGGCTCTGGTTTCACCTCCCTCTTGATGGAACGTCTGTCTGTTGACTATGGAAAGAAGTCCAAGCTTGAATTCGCCATCTACCCAGCTCCTCAGATCTCCACAGCTGTGGTTGAGCCCTACAACGCCATCCTCACCACCCACACTACCCTGGAGCACTCAGACTGTGCTTTCATGGTGGACAACGAAGCCATTTATGACATCTGTCGCAGAAACCTGGACATCGAACGCCCAACCTACACCAACTTGAACCGTCTGATTGGCCAGATTGTGTCTTCCATCACCGCCTCCCTTAGGTTTGATGGAGCTCTGAATGTGGACTTGACAGAGTTCCAGACCAACCTGGTGCCCTACCCCCGTATCCACTTCCCGCTGGCCACCTATGCTCCCGTAATCTCTGCAGAGAAAGCTTACCATGAGCAGCTCTCTGTGTCTGAGATCACCAACGCTTGCTTTGAGCCAGCCAACCAGATGGTGAAATGTGACCCCAGACACGGTAAATACATGGCTTGCTGCCTGCTGTACCGTGGTGATGTGGTGCCCAAAGATGTCAATGCTGCTATTGCCACCATCAAGACCAAACGCACTATCCAATTTGTGGACTGGTGCCCAACTGGATTCAAGGTTGGAATCAACTACCAGCCACCAACTGTGGTTCCTGGTGGAGATCTGGCTAAGGTGCAGCGAGCCGTGTGCATGTTGAGCAACACCACAGCCATTGCTGAGGCCTGGGCTCGTCTGGACCACAAGTTTGATCTGATGTATGCCAAGCGtgcctttgtgcactggtacgtGGGTGAAGGTATGGAAGAAGGAGAGTTCTCTGAGGCTCGGGAGGACATGGCCGCCCTGGAGAAGGATTATGAAGAGGTTGCCACTGACAGCGTTGAAGGAGAGGgtgaaggagaggagggagaagagtaTTAA
- the LOC141147175 gene encoding tubulin alpha chain-like — protein MRECISVHIGQAGVQMGNACWELYCLEHGIQPDGQMPSDKTIGGGDDSFNTFFSETGAGKHVPRAVFVDLEPTVIDEVRTGTYRQLFHPEQLITGKEDAANNYARGHYTIGKEIIDLVLDRARKLADQCTGLQGFLIFHSFGGGTGSGFTSLLMERLSVDYGKKSKLEFAIYPAPQISTAVVEPYNAILTTHTTLEHSDCAFMVDNEAIYDICRRNLDIERPTYTNLNRLIGQIVSSITASLRFDGALNVDLTEFQTNLVPYPRIHFPLATYAPVISAEKAYHEQLSVSEITNSCFEPANQMVKCDPRHGKYMACCLLYRGDVVPKDVNAAIATIKTKRSIQFVDWCPTGFKVGINYQPPTVVPGGDLAKVQRAVCMLSNTTAIAEAWARLDHKFDLMYAKRAFVHWYVGEGMEEGEFSEAREDMAALEKDYEEVATDSVEGEGEEEGEEY, from the exons ATG AGGGAATGCATCTCAGTCCACATTGGCCAAGCTGGTGTCCAGATGGGCAATGCCTGCTGGGAGCTGTACTGCCTGGAACATGGCATCCAGCCGGATGGACAGATGCCCAGTGACAAAACCATCGGAGGAGGAGACGATTCCTTCAACACCTTCTTCAGTGAGACCGGGGCTGGAAAACACGTCCCCCGCGCTGTCTTTGTGGACCTGGAGCCCACTGTGATTG ATGAGGTGAGGACAGGAACCTACCGACAACTTTTCCACCCTGAGCAACTCATCACCGGCAAGGAAGACGCCGCCAACAACTATGCCCGAGGTCACTACACCATCGGCAAAGAGATCATCGACCTGGTGCTGGACAGGGCCCGCAAACTG GCTGACCAGTGCACCGGTCTCCAGGGATTCCTCATCTTCCACAGTTTTGGTGGTGGTACTGGCTCTGGTTTCACCTCCCTCTTGATGGAACGTCTGTCTGTTGACTATGGAAAGAAGTCCAAGCTTGAATTCGCCATCTACCCAGCTCCTCAGATCTCCACAGCTGTGGTTGAGCCATACAACGCCATCCTCACCACCCACACTACCCTGGAGCACTCAGACTGTGCTTTCATGGTGGACAATGAAGCCATTTATGACATCTGCCGCAGAAACCTGGACATCGAACGCCCAACCTACACCAACCTGAACCGTCTGATTGGCCAGATTGTGTCTTCCATCACTGCCTCCCTTAGGTTTGATGGAGCTCTGAATGTGGACTTGACAGAGTTCCAGACCAACCTGGTTCCCTACCCCCGTATCCACTTCCCGCTGGCCACCTATGCTCCTGTAATCTCTGCAGAGAAAGCTTACCATGAGCAGCTCTCTGTGTCTGAGATCACCAATTCTTGCTTTGAGCCAGCCAACCAGATGGTGAAATGTGACCCCAGACACGGTAAATACATGGCTTGCTGCCTCCTCTACCGTGGTGATGTAGTGCCCAAAGATGTCAATGCTGCTATTGCCACCATCAAGACCAAACGCTCTATCCAGTTTGTGGACTGGTGCCCAACTGGATTCAAGGTTGGAATCAACTACCAGCCACCAACTGTGGTTCCTGGTGGAGATCTGGCTAAGGTGCAGCGAGCCGTGTGCATGTTGAGCAACACCACAGCCATTGCTGAGGCCTGGGCTCGTCTGGACCACAAGTTTGATCTGATGTATGCCAAGCGtgcctttgtgcactggtacgtGGGTGAGGGTATGGAGGAAGGAGAGTTCTCTGAGGCTCGGGAAGACATGGCCGCCCTGGAGAAGGATTATGAAGAGGTTGCCACTGACAGCGTTGAAGGAGAGGGTGAAGAGGAGGGAGAAGAGTATTAA